GCATATCCTACTTCTCCCTCACGACGATAAAACTCTTGGATATTGCCAAGTATAGTATTGCGTGGCAGGCTTATAGTTTTCCATGTATCTCCAAACATCCCTACTTCTACATTTTTACAACGACTTTGTAGCAGCATGGCCAACATCAAGCCCACATCGTACAGCAACACTTTGGATTTCGCCGAAACAGGGGTTTGCATGGAGCCCGATACATCGCAAGCGAGTAACACTCTTGTTTCATGATCAAAACCTTTTATGTTGGCAGCACTTGCCTGCACAGCTTTTTCCAAAGTGTCAAGTAATTCTCCGGTATAACCATTATGTCCCAATAGCAGTGCACTTAATTTTTTAGGTAAGCCTTTTATTGGCAAGTAGGTACCGGTAGTGATTAGTTCCCGGTAAGCCGCCAAATAGCGGAATGGAAACTGCTTAGCTTTAGCAACCTGTTCTGAATCGGAAAGTCTTGAGCATACTTTTTGGAAATGCGGATAACTTATTCCGGCCTCTTGTATATTGCGAAGATTACGCAATAAAGCCATGTAACCTAATTTGCCACTGTCAATTAATTCTTCCCATTTTTTGCAAAATGCTGCTGCTTTCGCTTCGTTGCTATCATAATTCAGCTGCCCTAATGCAGACAATTCGGTCTCCCAGGTATAAGGAGTTTGCAAAGTTCCGTTTACAATTTTATTGAACAGCATTTGTTGCGCATCATCTTTGGCTTTTGGGTGAACCAAAAATAAAGCATCACGTAGCTTGATTGTACCATCCCGGTTATATTTCGCAAATTGATATTCATCGAAGCTGTTGAATGCTGCCGACAAGCCCTTTTGCAATTGCTTCGATAAACGATTCAATCTTTTAGTTCCAGAACGTTCATTTAATAATTCATAACATGCAAGAAGCTCCGTAATCTCATCTGCCCGGTTAACTACGCCCTCTGTTACCTTAGCGACCAAATTGTCCCCAGCATGCCGCTTAGCCAATTCTGTAGTTAAAACCATGGGTACTGAGCGCATATACATTTTGGTACGGGTGTAAACGGCTAGTTTGCCAACAAATATGGGATCACAGTCCGAAATCAATTTTTGAAGACGGGCTAAACGAGCCTCGTTTTTCTCATAAAAAGAGTCATTCAGACCC
The nucleotide sequence above comes from Pedobacter sp. MC2016-14. Encoded proteins:
- a CDS encoding TROVE domain-containing protein — translated: MKFNILRRVKNQVLNYEGAKSFTLTPEMELYTAVVTWGLNDSFYEKNEARLARLQKLISDCDPIFVGKLAVYTRTKMYMRSVPMVLTTELAKRHAGDNLVAKVTEGVVNRADEITELLACYELLNERSGTKRLNRLSKQLQKGLSAAFNSFDEYQFAKYNRDGTIKLRDALFLVHPKAKDDAQQMLFNKIVNGTLQTPYTWETELSALGQLNYDSNEAKAAAFCKKWEELIDSGKLGYMALLRNLRNIQEAGISYPHFQKVCSRLSDSEQVAKAKQFPFRYLAAYRELITTGTYLPIKGLPKKLSALLLGHNGYTGELLDTLEKAVQASAANIKGFDHETRVLLACDVSGSMQTPVSAKSKVLLYDVGLMLAMLLQSRCKNVEVGMFGDTWKTISLPRNTILGNIQEFYRREGEVGYATNGYLVIKDILSRKMKMDKVMLFTDCQLYNTSPTTGEHIHALWLRYKAEVAQEAKLYLFDLKGYAQVPLQVLKNDVYLIAGWSDKVFEVLAALENGGSTLDAINKMEL